Proteins co-encoded in one Quadrisphaera sp. RL12-1S genomic window:
- a CDS encoding ABC transporter permease — MSTTSTTTTTATAAAPARQRRAVTPTQRVLRLARFETQMLVRQRTTLLTLLCGPLAILFLVSVSPGSSPAALAALTGMGVLVVMAVTTHLAAVMLTVNRREAQVLKRLRTSELSSRELVAGVYLPLVVVGVVEALAVLAVVVGRGGPLPDALGWLPWAAGVLLASVGLVAAGVAVAGMAGNAEKANWAAVPLLFVISVAGNLLTVPGMPEAARQVLLLLPFTSAVDLLARTGGVGEGLVTAPLVGGALPAVLVDLLLLLAWTAVSAWLARRLWRWEPRG; from the coding sequence ATGAGCACCACGAGCACGACGACGACGACGGCGACCGCGGCGGCGCCCGCCCGCCAGCGCCGGGCCGTGACGCCGACGCAACGCGTCCTGCGGCTGGCCCGCTTCGAGACGCAGATGCTGGTCCGGCAGCGCACCACGCTGCTGACCCTGCTCTGCGGCCCGCTCGCGATCCTCTTCCTGGTCTCGGTCTCCCCGGGCAGCTCCCCGGCGGCGCTGGCGGCGCTCACCGGCATGGGCGTGCTGGTGGTCATGGCCGTCACCACGCACCTGGCCGCCGTGATGCTCACCGTCAACCGCCGCGAGGCCCAGGTGCTCAAGCGCCTGCGGACCTCCGAGCTCAGCAGCCGCGAGCTGGTGGCCGGCGTCTACCTGCCGCTGGTGGTGGTCGGCGTGGTCGAGGCGCTCGCGGTGCTGGCCGTCGTCGTCGGCCGCGGTGGTCCGCTGCCCGACGCGCTGGGCTGGCTGCCGTGGGCGGCCGGGGTGCTGCTCGCCTCCGTGGGCCTGGTGGCGGCGGGCGTGGCGGTGGCCGGGATGGCGGGGAACGCCGAGAAGGCCAACTGGGCCGCGGTGCCGCTGCTGTTCGTCATCTCGGTCGCCGGGAACCTCCTCACCGTGCCCGGGATGCCCGAGGCCGCCCGCCAGGTGCTGCTCCTGCTGCCCTTCACCAGCGCCGTGGACCTCCTCGCCCGCACCGGCGGGGTCGGCGAGGGGCTCGTGACCGCTCCGCTCGTGGGCGGCGCGCTCCCGGCGGTGCTGGTCGACCTGCTGCTGCTCCTGGCGTGGACCGCCGTCTCCGCGTGGCTGGCGCGCCGCCTGTGGCGCTGGGAGCCTCGCGGCTGA
- a CDS encoding ABC transporter ATP-binding protein — MTTTAATTGAQTAAGAGDLVVDVRGLVVAYGSFRAVDGVDLDVRRGEVFALLGTNGAGKTSTLEALQGFRPRAAGTVDVLGDDPAVSTRRLRAASGVMVQEAGFVPEATPVTALRLWASLSSRVDDVDAVLERVGLAHRRAVLVKDLSGGERRRLDLALAVWGAPDLIVLDEPTAGLDPESRATLWGLVRELRDGGTTVLMTTHHLEEAEQLADRVAIMHRGRIAVRGTLAEVLDQRPARITAVRRAGGRPDEPLDVRTHDLQADLLALLLDAQRTGTELHRLRATPASLDEVFHSVVRSTPEQEASR; from the coding sequence ATGACCACGACAGCAGCCACCACCGGGGCGCAGACCGCTGCCGGCGCCGGCGACCTCGTCGTCGACGTCCGCGGGCTCGTCGTCGCCTACGGCTCCTTCCGCGCCGTGGACGGCGTGGACCTCGACGTCCGCCGCGGAGAGGTGTTCGCCCTGCTCGGCACCAACGGCGCCGGCAAGACCTCCACGCTGGAGGCGCTGCAGGGGTTCCGCCCGCGCGCCGCCGGCACCGTCGACGTGCTGGGCGACGACCCGGCGGTCTCCACCCGCCGCCTGCGCGCCGCCTCCGGCGTCATGGTGCAGGAGGCGGGCTTCGTGCCCGAGGCGACGCCCGTCACCGCGCTGCGCCTGTGGGCGTCGCTGAGCAGCCGCGTCGACGACGTCGACGCCGTGCTCGAGCGCGTCGGGCTGGCCCACCGCCGCGCGGTGCTGGTCAAGGACCTCTCCGGCGGCGAGCGGCGACGGCTCGACCTGGCGCTCGCCGTGTGGGGAGCCCCGGACCTCATCGTGCTCGACGAGCCGACCGCGGGCCTGGACCCGGAGTCGCGCGCCACGCTCTGGGGACTGGTCCGGGAGCTGCGCGACGGCGGCACCACGGTGCTCATGACCACCCACCACCTCGAGGAGGCCGAGCAGCTGGCCGACCGGGTCGCGATCATGCACCGCGGCCGCATCGCGGTGCGGGGCACGCTCGCCGAGGTGCTCGACCAGCGACCGGCGCGCATCACGGCGGTCCGCCGCGCGGGCGGCAGGCCGGACGAGCCGCTCGACGTCCGCACCCACGACCTCCAGGCCGACCTGCTCGCGCTGCTCCTCGACGCCCAGCGCACCGGCACCGAGCTGCACCGGCTCCGCGCCACCCCGGCCTCCCTCGACGAGGTCTTCCACTCCGTCGTCCGCTCCACCCCCGAGCAGGAGGCCTCCCGATGA
- a CDS encoding SRPBCC family protein, protein MLLRPAPPITRERTTTAAPAVVHDLLVDVASWPLWSPHVVRNDPASGRVHPGWRGRVKPWFGPATTMEVTEVLPGGGMRWRTRALGHELRYAQLVSAAPGSGSRVVFTATVHGPLGPLVQRLAAPLSGYGQQRRLERLVLLAERTAA, encoded by the coding sequence ATGCTCCTGCGCCCGGCGCCCCCGATCACCCGGGAGCGGACGACGACGGCGGCCCCCGCCGTCGTCCACGACCTCCTCGTCGACGTGGCGTCCTGGCCGCTGTGGTCGCCGCACGTGGTCCGGAACGACCCGGCCTCCGGCCGCGTGCACCCCGGCTGGCGCGGCCGCGTGAAGCCGTGGTTCGGGCCCGCCACCACCATGGAGGTGACCGAGGTGCTGCCCGGCGGCGGCATGCGCTGGCGCACCCGGGCGCTCGGGCACGAGCTGCGGTACGCCCAGCTGGTCAGCGCTGCTCCCGGGAGCGGCAGCCGCGTGGTCTTCACCGCCACCGTCCACGGACCGCTGGGCCCGCTGGTGCAGCGCCTCGCCGCACCGCTGTCCGGCTACGGCCAGCAGCGCCGCCTCGAGCGCCTGGTGCTGCTCGCGGAGCGCACCGCAGCCTGA
- a CDS encoding HPr family phosphocarrier protein, with amino-acid sequence MPSTTVTVGSAVGLHARPAAVIAQAATDTGAEVTLTVDGQEPVDAGSALLIMTLGAAKGDQVTVESDDEAAMKTVADLVAKDLDA; translated from the coding sequence GTGCCCAGCACCACCGTGACCGTCGGCTCCGCCGTCGGCCTGCACGCCCGTCCCGCCGCCGTCATCGCCCAGGCGGCGACGGACACCGGCGCCGAGGTGACCCTGACCGTGGACGGCCAGGAGCCCGTCGACGCCGGCTCGGCCCTGCTGATCATGACCCTCGGCGCCGCCAAGGGCGACCAGGTCACCGTCGAGTCCGACGACGAGGCCGCCATGAAGACCGTGGCGGACCTGGTCGCCAAGGACCTCGACGCCTGA
- a CDS encoding PTS fructose transporter subunit IIABC has protein sequence MSTDTTAPAQLITPQLVRLDADLGSRKEDVIAALAATVAATGRATSAEGLQRDAMAREAQSATGLPGGIAIPHCRSEAVSTATLAFARLAPKVDFGAPDGGADLAFLIAAPASGGQEHLKLLTALARALVKPAFTTALREATSEQEVVDLVSEVVTPKPAAKPTAAAAATTTTAAAGAGAAAASAPAATGKVVVAVTACPTGIAHTYMAADSLVAAAERAGITLKVETQGSGATTPLPASLIASADAVIFATDVPVKGRERFAGKPVVASGVKRAINEPDVMVAEALKASTDPSAARVAGGGAAAGAATAQTGQGDVSFWVKVRQVLLTGVSYMIPFVAAGGLLIALGFLFGGYIITKVADDVVVQNSLWNLPDVAALKASDPTLVDLSNSALAVYLGAVLFKIGALAFSFLVPALAGYIAFGIADRPGIAPGFTAGAVAVFAGAGFLGGIVGGVLAGLVAYWISKRDVPRWLRGLMPVMIIPLVASIVAGGLMFLVLGRPLAAATTGLTDWLNGLSGSSAIILGVILGLMMCFDLGGPVNKAAYAFATAGLAAQTPASFQVMAAVMAAGMVPPLAMALSTAVRPKLYSAAEKENGKAAWLLGLSFISEGAIPFAAADPVRVIPASMVGGAVTGALTMAFGTQLRAPHGGAFVFFAMNPIWSFFLALIVGTIISGVLVTVLKSTAKRPVAA, from the coding sequence ATGTCCACCGACACCACAGCGCCGGCGCAGCTGATCACGCCGCAGCTCGTGCGCCTCGACGCCGACCTCGGCTCCCGCAAGGAGGACGTCATCGCGGCCCTGGCCGCGACCGTCGCCGCCACCGGACGCGCCACCAGCGCCGAGGGCCTCCAGCGCGACGCCATGGCCCGCGAGGCCCAGTCCGCCACCGGGCTGCCCGGCGGCATCGCCATCCCCCACTGCCGCTCCGAGGCCGTGTCGACGGCGACGCTGGCGTTCGCGCGCCTGGCGCCCAAGGTCGACTTCGGCGCCCCCGACGGCGGGGCCGACCTGGCCTTCCTCATCGCCGCCCCCGCCTCCGGCGGCCAGGAGCACCTCAAGCTGCTCACCGCCCTGGCCCGCGCGCTGGTCAAGCCGGCGTTCACCACCGCGCTGCGCGAGGCGACGAGCGAGCAGGAGGTCGTGGACCTCGTCTCCGAGGTCGTCACCCCGAAGCCGGCCGCCAAGCCGACCGCGGCCGCTGCCGCGACGACGACGACGGCCGCCGCGGGCGCCGGGGCCGCTGCCGCGAGCGCTCCCGCCGCGACGGGGAAGGTCGTGGTGGCGGTCACCGCGTGCCCGACCGGCATCGCCCACACCTACATGGCCGCCGACTCCCTCGTGGCAGCGGCCGAGCGCGCCGGCATCACGCTGAAGGTGGAGACGCAGGGCTCCGGCGCCACCACGCCGCTGCCGGCCTCGCTCATCGCCAGCGCCGACGCGGTGATCTTCGCCACCGACGTGCCGGTCAAGGGCCGCGAGCGCTTCGCGGGCAAGCCCGTCGTCGCCTCCGGCGTGAAGCGCGCGATCAACGAGCCCGACGTCATGGTCGCCGAGGCGCTCAAGGCCTCGACCGACCCCTCGGCGGCCCGCGTGGCCGGCGGTGGCGCCGCCGCTGGTGCTGCGACCGCGCAGACCGGGCAGGGCGACGTGTCGTTCTGGGTGAAGGTGCGCCAGGTGCTGCTGACCGGCGTCAGCTACATGATCCCGTTCGTGGCGGCCGGCGGCCTGCTCATCGCCCTCGGCTTCCTCTTCGGCGGCTACATCATCACCAAGGTCGCCGACGACGTCGTGGTGCAGAACTCCCTGTGGAACCTCCCCGACGTCGCCGCCCTCAAGGCGTCCGACCCGACGCTCGTCGACTTGTCCAACAGCGCGCTCGCGGTCTACCTGGGTGCCGTGCTGTTCAAGATCGGTGCCCTCGCCTTCAGCTTCCTCGTGCCGGCGCTGGCGGGCTACATCGCCTTCGGCATCGCGGACCGGCCGGGCATCGCCCCCGGCTTCACCGCTGGGGCCGTGGCGGTCTTCGCCGGCGCGGGCTTCCTCGGCGGCATCGTCGGCGGTGTCCTGGCCGGCCTCGTGGCCTACTGGATCAGCAAGAGGGACGTGCCTCGCTGGCTGCGCGGCCTCATGCCCGTCATGATCATCCCGCTCGTCGCGTCGATCGTGGCCGGTGGCCTGATGTTCCTCGTGCTGGGTCGTCCGCTCGCCGCTGCCACCACCGGCCTGACCGACTGGCTGAACGGCCTCTCGGGCAGCTCCGCGATCATCCTCGGCGTCATCCTCGGCCTGATGATGTGCTTCGACCTGGGTGGCCCGGTCAACAAGGCCGCGTACGCCTTCGCCACCGCCGGCCTGGCGGCGCAGACCCCGGCCTCGTTCCAGGTCATGGCGGCCGTGATGGCTGCGGGCATGGTCCCGCCGCTGGCCATGGCGCTGTCCACCGCCGTCCGGCCGAAGCTGTACTCGGCCGCCGAGAAGGAGAACGGCAAGGCGGCCTGGCTGCTCGGACTCTCCTTCATCTCCGAGGGCGCGATCCCGTTCGCCGCGGCCGACCCCGTGCGCGTCATCCCGGCCTCCATGGTTGGCGGTGCGGTCACCGGCGCTCTCACCATGGCGTTCGGGACGCAGCTGCGCGCGCCCCACGGCGGCGCCTTCGTCTTCTTCGCGATGAACCCGATCTGGAGCTTCTTCCTGGCGCTCATCGTCGGCACGATCATCTCGGGCGTCCTGGTGACCGTCCTGAAGAGCACCGCCAAGCGCCCGGTCGCGGCCTGA
- a CDS encoding 1-phosphofructokinase family hexose kinase, translating to MIVTLTANPSLDRLVSLAGPLERGAVLRSAAAVDQPGGKGVNVARVVSDGGRTAVAVLPGHPDDPLLLALRELHLVHRAVPIAAHARVNLTLAEPDGTTTKVNAPGAPLDAAARAGLVEALRREAAGARWVALSGSLPPGVDDDWYGQLVARLRPTGARVAVDTSGAALLATAGPDAASSSSGRPAALPHLLKPNAEELAELTGLAAPGRGGAAGAELEADPVAAAKAASTLVDRGVEAVLVTLGGAGALLVTADGAWHAVHEPVTPVSTVGAGDSTLAGYLLAELDGADEAERLAVAVAHGTAAVQLPGSTLPGPEHVQRDRVTTRRL from the coding sequence GTGATCGTCACCCTGACCGCCAACCCCAGCCTGGACCGCCTGGTCTCGCTGGCGGGCCCGCTCGAGCGCGGCGCCGTGCTGCGCTCGGCCGCCGCCGTCGACCAGCCCGGTGGCAAGGGCGTCAACGTGGCCCGCGTGGTCTCCGACGGCGGGCGCACCGCCGTCGCCGTCCTGCCCGGCCACCCCGACGACCCGCTGCTGCTGGCGCTGCGCGAGCTGCACCTCGTGCACCGCGCGGTGCCCATCGCGGCGCACGCGCGGGTCAACCTCACCCTCGCCGAGCCCGACGGCACCACCACCAAGGTCAACGCCCCCGGCGCCCCGCTGGACGCCGCCGCGCGCGCCGGCCTGGTCGAGGCGCTGCGCCGCGAGGCCGCCGGCGCCCGCTGGGTGGCGCTGTCCGGCTCCCTGCCCCCCGGTGTCGACGACGACTGGTACGGCCAGCTCGTGGCCCGGCTGCGCCCCACCGGCGCGCGCGTGGCGGTGGACACCTCCGGCGCGGCGCTGCTGGCGACCGCCGGGCCGGACGCGGCGTCGTCGTCCTCGGGTCGCCCGGCGGCCCTCCCGCACCTGCTCAAGCCGAACGCCGAGGAGCTGGCCGAGCTCACCGGCCTGGCAGCACCCGGCCGCGGCGGCGCGGCCGGGGCCGAGCTGGAGGCCGACCCCGTGGCCGCCGCCAAGGCGGCGTCGACGCTGGTCGACCGCGGTGTCGAGGCGGTCCTGGTGACCCTCGGCGGGGCGGGCGCACTGCTCGTCACCGCCGACGGCGCCTGGCACGCCGTGCACGAGCCCGTGACGCCGGTGAGCACCGTCGGTGCCGGTGACTCCACCCTCGCCGGCTACCTGCTGGCCGAGCTGGACGGCGCCGACGAGGCCGAGCGCCTCGCCGTCGCCGTCGCCCACGGCACCGCCGCCGTGCAGCTGCCCGGCTCGACCCTGCCCGGGCCCGAGCACGTGCAGCGCGACCGGGTCACCACCCGGCGCCTCTGA
- a CDS encoding DeoR/GlpR family DNA-binding transcription regulator, translated as MYATERHEAIAGLVRQHGRVAVTDVAAQFGVTTETVRRDLAALEKAGLLRRVHGGAVPTTSLTVVERAVADRDVERADAKDRIARAALDLVPSGGSIALDAGTTTVRLARLLPVDSPLLVVTSAVPVAAQLAGAGRIDLHLVGGRVRGTTHAAVGPDALAQLGALRVDTAFVGTNGISADHGLTTPDHDEAALKRALVAAGRRVVVLADASKLGQEHLVRFAGLDQVDVLITDASAPRRELKSLEARGVEVLVA; from the coding sequence TTGTACGCGACAGAGCGCCACGAGGCGATCGCCGGGCTGGTCCGCCAGCACGGCCGCGTCGCCGTCACCGACGTCGCCGCCCAGTTCGGCGTCACCACCGAGACCGTCCGCCGCGACCTCGCCGCCCTCGAGAAGGCCGGCCTGCTGCGCCGCGTGCACGGAGGCGCCGTGCCCACCACGTCCCTGACCGTGGTGGAGCGCGCGGTGGCCGACCGCGACGTCGAGCGCGCCGACGCCAAGGACCGGATCGCCCGCGCCGCGCTCGACCTCGTCCCCTCCGGCGGCTCCATCGCCCTGGACGCCGGGACGACGACGGTCCGCCTGGCCCGGCTGCTGCCGGTGGACTCCCCCCTGCTGGTGGTGACCAGCGCCGTGCCGGTGGCCGCCCAGCTGGCCGGCGCCGGCCGCATCGACCTCCACCTCGTGGGCGGCCGCGTGCGCGGCACCACCCACGCCGCCGTGGGCCCCGACGCGCTGGCGCAGCTCGGCGCGCTGCGCGTCGACACCGCCTTCGTGGGCACCAACGGCATCTCCGCCGACCACGGCCTCACCACCCCCGACCACGACGAGGCGGCCCTCAAGCGCGCGCTCGTCGCCGCCGGCCGCCGGGTGGTGGTCCTCGCGGACGCCTCCAAGCTCGGGCAGGAGCACCTCGTGCGCTTCGCCGGGCTGGACCAGGTGGACGTCCTCATCACCGACGCGAGCGCCCCCCGGCGCGAGCTCAAGTCCCTCGAAGCCCGTGGAGTGGAGGTGCTGGTCGCGTGA
- a CDS encoding putative PEP-binding protein, with the protein MSSVATPPSASTGLSAGTGPEGRSLVGIPVVPGVGAGPVVRPADRPRLPEVTGEASVAEEARAGEVERFQAAAGVVAERLEGRAARASGAAAEVLEATAGLARDRGLLAAVAKRVKAGAPADVAVVGAAEQFSAMFTQLGGVMAERVTDLADLRDRLVAELTGQDEPGVPVPADPSVLLADDLAPADTAGLQPELVLAIATTRGGPTSHTAIIARQLGIPCVVAVGGLDDVATGQFVLVDGTSGEVAVEPDRAHAASRVEASEREAAAVAAWTGPGATADGHTVDVLANVQDGAGARRAAATGAQGVGLFRTELCFLDADSEPSVAEQARIYGEVFAAFADRPAGAGAGSKVVVRTLDAGSDKPLKFATAPDEENPALGVRGLRIAWKQEGILERQLDAIALAAQQTGASPWVMAPMVATAAEARDFAARVRSRGLTAGVMVEVPAAALHAERILREVDFLSIGTNDLAQYTLAADRLSADLAHLNDPWQPALLQLVALTAAAGVAAGKPVGVCGEAAADPLLGAVLAGMGITSLSCAASAVSAVGARLAQVQLAACQEAARAAVEADDPAAARAAAREVLLG; encoded by the coding sequence ATGAGCAGCGTCGCCACCCCTCCGTCCGCCTCCACCGGCCTGTCCGCGGGCACCGGCCCGGAGGGCCGCTCCCTGGTCGGCATCCCGGTCGTGCCCGGCGTGGGTGCCGGGCCGGTGGTGCGCCCGGCCGACCGGCCGCGCCTGCCGGAGGTCACCGGCGAGGCGTCCGTGGCCGAGGAGGCCCGCGCCGGTGAGGTCGAGCGCTTCCAAGCCGCCGCCGGCGTCGTCGCCGAGCGCCTGGAGGGGCGCGCAGCACGCGCCTCCGGCGCCGCCGCGGAGGTGCTGGAGGCCACCGCCGGGCTCGCCCGAGACCGCGGGCTGCTGGCTGCCGTCGCCAAGCGCGTCAAGGCCGGCGCCCCGGCCGACGTGGCCGTCGTCGGCGCCGCCGAGCAGTTCAGCGCGATGTTCACCCAGCTCGGCGGGGTCATGGCCGAGCGCGTCACCGACCTCGCCGACCTGCGCGACCGCCTCGTCGCCGAGCTCACCGGCCAGGACGAGCCCGGCGTGCCGGTCCCCGCCGACCCCTCGGTGCTGCTCGCCGACGACCTCGCCCCCGCCGACACCGCGGGCCTGCAGCCCGAGCTGGTGCTGGCCATCGCGACCACCCGCGGCGGCCCCACGAGCCACACCGCGATCATCGCCCGCCAGCTGGGCATCCCCTGCGTGGTGGCCGTCGGCGGTCTCGACGACGTCGCCACCGGCCAGTTCGTGCTGGTCGACGGCACCTCCGGTGAGGTGGCCGTCGAGCCCGACCGCGCGCACGCCGCCTCCCGGGTGGAGGCCTCCGAGCGCGAGGCCGCCGCCGTCGCGGCGTGGACCGGGCCGGGCGCCACCGCGGACGGCCACACCGTCGACGTGCTCGCCAACGTCCAGGACGGCGCCGGCGCCCGCAGGGCCGCCGCCACCGGGGCGCAGGGCGTGGGGCTGTTCCGCACCGAGCTGTGCTTCCTCGACGCGGACTCCGAGCCGTCCGTCGCCGAGCAGGCCCGCATCTACGGCGAGGTCTTCGCCGCCTTCGCCGACCGCCCGGCCGGCGCGGGCGCCGGCTCCAAGGTGGTCGTGCGCACCCTCGACGCCGGCTCCGACAAGCCCCTGAAGTTCGCCACCGCGCCGGACGAGGAGAACCCCGCCCTCGGCGTGCGCGGCCTGCGCATCGCCTGGAAGCAGGAGGGGATCCTCGAGCGCCAGCTCGACGCGATCGCGCTGGCCGCCCAGCAGACGGGCGCGTCGCCGTGGGTGATGGCGCCGATGGTCGCCACCGCCGCCGAGGCCCGGGACTTCGCCGCGCGCGTCCGCTCGCGCGGCCTGACCGCCGGCGTCATGGTGGAGGTCCCCGCTGCCGCGCTGCACGCCGAGCGGATCCTGCGCGAGGTCGACTTCCTCTCCATCGGCACCAACGACCTGGCGCAGTACACCCTCGCCGCCGACCGGCTCTCCGCCGACCTCGCCCACCTGAACGACCCGTGGCAGCCGGCGCTGCTGCAGCTCGTGGCGCTGACCGCGGCTGCCGGGGTCGCCGCCGGCAAGCCGGTGGGCGTGTGCGGCGAGGCCGCCGCGGACCCGCTGCTCGGAGCGGTGCTCGCGGGCATGGGCATCACGTCGCTGTCGTGCGCGGCCAGCGCGGTCTCCGCGGTCGGTGCGCGCCTGGCGCAGGTGCAGCTGGCCGCCTGCCAGGAGGCAGCGCGCGCCGCCGTCGAGGCTGACGACCCGGCCGCCGCCCGCGCCGCCGCCCGCGAGGTCCTCCTCGGCTGA
- the hrpB gene encoding ATP-dependent helicase HrpB, which yields MLPPVGRPGSGADLPVREVLDELTAALADRGTALLVAPPGTGKTTLVPLALADGLPDGAGRVVVAEPRRVAVRAAARRMASLVGEPVGQRVGWSVRGERRTSAATRVEVVTTGLLLRRLQRDPELPGVAVVVLDEVHERHLDADLALALLLDARAALRPDLRVLAASATPDTARLAAVLGSSTGEDDDDGARPAPVVVATAPVHPLEVVWAPPTRPVRPPEGTRTDPALLDHVAATTRRALAERDGDVLVFVPGAAEVGGVRSRLERSLSGGSDGGAVDVLALSGRQSTDAQDAALRPSEPGRRRVVVSTAVAESSLTVPGVRTVVDAGLARVPRTDHARGLGGLATVRVSRAAAEQRAGRAAREAPGAVYRCWSALEHERLAPQPQPEVATADLTGAVLALATWSRADGAGLPLLDPLPAGATAAAARVLHDLGLLDDDDPAAARPTPRGLAVASLGLEPRWGRALLDGAALVGERTAAEVVALLSEDGLVGGGGPGGGGPGGGGDDVAASWRALRRDDDPGRSARWRAEVRRLAGALADLPPGQRAPAAVRAARLTDDAAAALVVGLAHPERLARARPAGSAGSAEESYLTTGGTAVRLAPGSALRGAPWLAVAVADRSGSDPEARVRAAAALDEDGARAAAPQLLAEVEEVAWQGGAGGDVVARRVERLGAVELSSRPLTGSLDDRQRALVARALADGLAQAGLALLPWSEGAVRLRQRLAACRAALGDPWPAVDDDALLARAAEWLGPELAAARRRADLARVDTTSALRRLLPWPEAARLDELAPERLPLPAGGKQRGPDQGSARLDWSDPAAPVLAVRLQQVLGWTGAPRVLDGRVAVVVHLLSPAGRPLAVTADLAGFWRGAYREVRAQMRGRYPKHAWPEDPLTPP from the coding sequence ATGCTGCCGCCCGTCGGCCGACCCGGCTCGGGCGCCGACCTCCCCGTCCGGGAGGTCCTCGACGAGCTCACCGCCGCCCTCGCCGACCGCGGCACGGCCCTGCTCGTGGCCCCTCCCGGCACCGGCAAGACCACGCTCGTGCCGCTCGCCCTCGCCGACGGCCTCCCCGACGGCGCCGGCCGGGTGGTGGTCGCCGAGCCCCGCCGCGTGGCCGTGCGCGCCGCCGCCCGCCGCATGGCCTCCCTGGTCGGCGAGCCCGTCGGGCAGCGCGTCGGCTGGAGCGTCCGCGGTGAGCGCCGCACCAGCGCCGCCACCCGCGTGGAGGTGGTCACCACCGGCCTGCTGCTGCGCCGGCTGCAGCGCGACCCGGAGCTGCCGGGCGTCGCCGTCGTCGTCCTCGACGAGGTCCACGAGCGCCACCTCGACGCCGACCTCGCCCTGGCGCTGCTCCTCGACGCCCGCGCGGCGCTGCGCCCCGACCTGCGCGTCCTCGCCGCCTCGGCCACCCCCGACACCGCCCGCCTCGCCGCCGTCCTCGGCTCCTCCACCGGCGAGGACGACGACGACGGAGCGCGGCCGGCGCCCGTCGTCGTCGCCACCGCGCCCGTCCACCCCCTCGAGGTGGTGTGGGCCCCGCCCACCCGTCCCGTGCGCCCGCCGGAGGGCACTCGCACCGATCCGGCGCTGCTCGACCACGTCGCCGCGACCACCCGTCGCGCGCTGGCTGAGCGCGATGGCGACGTGCTGGTGTTCGTGCCCGGGGCCGCCGAGGTGGGCGGGGTGCGGTCCCGGCTGGAGCGTTCTCTCAGCGGTGGCAGCGACGGCGGCGCCGTCGACGTCCTCGCCCTGTCGGGCCGCCAGTCCACCGACGCCCAGGACGCCGCGCTGCGCCCCTCCGAGCCCGGCCGGCGGCGCGTGGTGGTCTCCACCGCCGTCGCCGAGTCGAGCCTCACCGTCCCCGGCGTGCGGACCGTCGTCGACGCGGGCCTGGCCCGGGTGCCGCGCACCGACCACGCCCGCGGCCTCGGGGGCCTGGCCACCGTGCGCGTCAGCCGCGCCGCCGCCGAGCAGCGCGCCGGACGCGCCGCCCGCGAGGCCCCGGGCGCGGTCTACCGCTGCTGGAGCGCGCTGGAGCACGAGCGCCTCGCGCCCCAGCCGCAGCCCGAGGTGGCCACCGCCGACCTCACCGGCGCCGTGCTCGCGCTGGCCACCTGGTCGCGCGCCGACGGCGCCGGCCTGCCGCTGCTCGACCCGCTGCCGGCCGGCGCGACCGCCGCCGCGGCCCGCGTCCTGCACGACCTCGGCCTGCTCGACGACGACGACCCCGCCGCCGCCCGCCCCACGCCGCGCGGGTTGGCGGTGGCGTCCCTGGGCCTGGAACCGCGGTGGGGGCGCGCGCTGCTCGACGGCGCGGCGCTGGTGGGGGAGCGGACCGCCGCCGAGGTGGTCGCGCTGCTCAGCGAGGACGGCCTCGTGGGCGGTGGTGGCCCGGGAGGTGGCGGCCCCGGGGGAGGGGGCGACGACGTGGCCGCGAGCTGGCGCGCCCTGCGCCGCGACGACGACCCCGGCCGCTCGGCCCGCTGGCGCGCCGAGGTGCGGCGCCTCGCCGGGGCGCTGGCGGACCTGCCGCCCGGCCAGCGAGCTCCCGCGGCCGTGCGGGCGGCGCGCCTGACCGACGACGCGGCGGCGGCCCTCGTGGTCGGGCTGGCCCACCCCGAGCGCCTCGCCCGCGCCCGTCCCGCGGGGTCGGCGGGGTCGGCGGAGGAGTCGTACCTCACGACGGGGGGGACGGCCGTGCGCCTGGCGCCCGGATCGGCGCTGCGCGGGGCGCCGTGGCTGGCGGTGGCCGTGGCCGACAGGTCCGGCAGCGACCCGGAGGCCCGGGTGCGGGCTGCCGCGGCCCTGGACGAGGACGGCGCCCGGGCCGCCGCGCCCCAGCTGCTCGCCGAGGTCGAGGAGGTGGCCTGGCAGGGCGGCGCGGGCGGCGACGTGGTGGCGCGGCGCGTGGAGCGCCTCGGCGCCGTCGAGCTGTCCAGCCGTCCGCTCACCGGCTCCCTCGACGACCGCCAGCGCGCCCTCGTGGCGCGGGCCCTCGCCGACGGGCTCGCCCAGGCGGGCCTGGCGCTGCTGCCCTGGTCCGAGGGGGCGGTGCGGCTGCGGCAGCGCCTCGCCGCGTGCCGCGCGGCCCTGGGCGACCCGTGGCCCGCCGTCGACGACGACGCCCTGCTCGCCCGCGCCGCCGAGTGGCTCGGCCCGGAGCTCGCCGCCGCCCGCCGCCGGGCCGACCTCGCCCGGGTGGACACGACCTCCGCGCTGCGGCGCCTGCTGCCGTGGCCGGAGGCCGCCCGGCTCGACGAGCTCGCCCCCGAGCGGCTGCCGCTGCCCGCCGGAGGGAAGCAGAGGGGCCCCGACCAGGGCAGCGCCCGGCTGGACTGGTCCGACCCCGCGGCGCCCGTGCTCGCCGTCCGGCTGCAGCAGGTGCTGGGCTGGACCGGGGCGCCGCGGGTGCTGGACGGGCGCGTCGCCGTCGTCGTCCACCTGCTCTCACCCGCCGGGCGGCCGCTCGCGGTGACGGCGGACCTGGCCGGCTTCTGGCGCGGGGCCTACCGGGAGGTGCGGGCGCAGATGCGCGGCCGCTACCCCAAGCACGCCTGGCCCGAGGACCCCCTCACCCCACCGTGA